A single region of the Pseudomonas sp. B21-023 genome encodes:
- a CDS encoding amino acid ABC transporter ATP-binding protein has translation MISIKNVNKWYGDFQVLTDCSTEVKKGEVVVVCGPSGSGKSTLIKCVNALEPFQKGDIVVDGTSIADPKTNLPKLRSRVGMVFQHFELFPHLSITENLTIAQRKVLGRSEAEATKKGLALLDRVGLGAHAKKHPGQLSGGQQQRVAIARALSMDPIVMLFDEPTSALDPEMVNEVLDVMVELAHEGMTMMCVTHEMGFARKVANRVIFMDKGNIIEDCQKEDFFGNPEGRHERTQHFLSKILQH, from the coding sequence ATGATTTCCATCAAGAACGTCAACAAGTGGTACGGGGACTTCCAGGTACTGACCGACTGCAGCACCGAGGTCAAGAAAGGTGAAGTGGTGGTTGTGTGCGGCCCGTCCGGCTCGGGCAAGTCGACGCTGATCAAGTGCGTCAACGCACTGGAACCGTTCCAGAAGGGCGACATCGTGGTCGACGGCACCTCCATCGCAGACCCGAAGACCAACCTGCCCAAGCTGCGCTCGCGGGTGGGCATGGTGTTCCAGCACTTCGAGCTGTTCCCGCACCTGTCGATCACCGAGAACCTGACCATCGCCCAGCGCAAGGTGCTCGGTCGTAGTGAGGCGGAAGCCACCAAGAAGGGCCTTGCCCTGCTCGACCGCGTCGGCCTCGGCGCCCACGCCAAGAAACACCCCGGCCAGCTGTCCGGCGGCCAGCAGCAGCGCGTGGCGATCGCCCGCGCCCTGTCGATGGACCCGATCGTCATGCTGTTCGACGAACCGACCTCGGCACTGGACCCGGAAATGGTCAACGAAGTGCTGGACGTGATGGTCGAACTGGCCCACGAAGGCATGACCATGATGTGCGTGACCCACGAGATGGGCTTCGCCCGCAAGGTCGCCAACCGGGTGATCTTCATGGACAAGGGCAACATCATCGAGGACTGCCAGAAGGAAGACTTCTTCGGCAACCCCGAAGGCCGCCACGAGCGTACCCAGCACTTCCTCAGCAAGATCCTGCAACACTAA
- a CDS encoding amino acid ABC transporter permease produces the protein MEMDFSEIIPALPALWDGMLLTLQLMVMGVVGGIALGTVLALMRLSSSKLLANVAGAYVNYFRSIPLLLVITWFYLAVPFVLRWITGEDTPVGAFTSCVVAFMMFEAAYFCEIVRAGVQSISKGQMGAAQALGMSYGQCMRLIILPQAFRKMTPLLLQQSIILFQDTSLVYTVGLIDFLNSARANGDIIGRSHEFLIFAGVVYFLISFSASWLVKRLQKRIAV, from the coding sequence ATGGAAATGGATTTCAGCGAAATCATCCCCGCGCTGCCCGCTCTGTGGGACGGCATGCTGCTGACCCTGCAACTGATGGTCATGGGCGTGGTTGGCGGTATCGCCCTGGGTACCGTCCTGGCCCTGATGCGGCTGTCGTCGAGCAAGCTGCTGGCCAACGTCGCCGGCGCCTACGTCAACTACTTCCGCTCCATCCCGCTGCTGCTGGTGATCACCTGGTTCTACCTGGCGGTGCCTTTCGTGCTGCGCTGGATTACCGGTGAAGACACCCCCGTGGGCGCGTTCACCTCTTGCGTGGTGGCGTTCATGATGTTCGAGGCGGCGTACTTCTGCGAAATCGTGCGTGCCGGCGTGCAGTCGATCTCCAAGGGCCAGATGGGCGCCGCGCAAGCGCTGGGCATGAGCTACGGCCAGTGCATGCGCCTGATCATCCTGCCCCAGGCGTTTCGCAAGATGACCCCGCTGCTGCTGCAACAGAGCATCATCCTGTTCCAGGACACCTCGCTGGTCTACACCGTCGGCCTGATCGACTTCCTCAACTCGGCCCGCGCCAACGGCGACATCATCGGGCGCTCCCACGAGTTCCTGATCTTCGCCGGTGTCGTCTACTTCCTCATCAGCTTCTCCGCTTCCTGGCTGGTCAAGCGCCTGCAAAAAAGGATCGCCGTATGA
- a CDS encoding amino acid ABC transporter permease: MNYNWDWGVFFKSTGVGSETYLDWYITGLGWTITIAITAWIIALLLGSLLGVMRTVPNRLVSGIATAYVELFRNVPLLVQLFIWYFLVPDLLPEGLQEWFKQDLNPTTSALISVVICLGLFTAARVCEQVRTGIQALPRGQESAGRAMGFSLPQIYMNVLLPQAYRIIIPPLTSEFLNVFKNSSVASLIGLMELLAQTKQTAEFSANLFEAFTLATLIYFTLNMGLMLLMRMVEKKVAVPGLISVGGK, translated from the coding sequence ATGAATTACAACTGGGACTGGGGCGTGTTCTTCAAGTCCACCGGCGTGGGCAGCGAAACCTATCTGGACTGGTACATCACCGGCCTGGGCTGGACCATCACCATCGCCATCACCGCCTGGATCATCGCCTTGCTGCTGGGCTCGCTGCTCGGCGTGATGCGTACCGTACCCAATCGTCTGGTGTCAGGGATCGCCACCGCCTACGTCGAGCTGTTCCGCAATGTGCCGCTGCTGGTGCAGCTGTTCATCTGGTACTTCCTGGTGCCGGACCTGCTGCCCGAAGGCTTGCAGGAGTGGTTCAAGCAGGACCTCAACCCGACCACCTCGGCGCTGATCAGCGTGGTCATCTGCCTGGGCCTGTTCACCGCCGCCCGTGTCTGCGAGCAGGTGCGTACCGGCATCCAGGCGCTGCCCCGCGGCCAGGAGTCGGCCGGGCGCGCGATGGGCTTCAGCCTGCCGCAAATCTACATGAACGTGCTGCTGCCCCAGGCCTACCGGATCATCATTCCACCGCTCACTTCGGAATTCCTGAACGTATTCAAGAACTCCTCGGTGGCCTCGCTGATCGGCCTGATGGAGCTGCTGGCGCAGACCAAGCAGACCGCCGAGTTTTCCGCCAACCTGTTCGAGGCGTTCACCCTGGCTACGCTGATCTACTTCACCCTGAACATGGGCCTGATGCTGCTCATGCGCATGGTCGAGAAAAAAGTCGCCGTGCCTGGCCTGATTTCCGTGGGGGGCAAGTAA
- a CDS encoding glutamate/aspartate ABC transporter substrate-binding protein: protein MRIVRQLLGAAIAAAVIASPVMAEELTGTLKKIKDSGTITLGHRDSSIPFSYLAGSTTPVGYSHDIQLAVVEALKKQLGTDIKVKYNLVTSQTRIPLVQNGTVDLECGSTTNNVERQQQVGFSVGIFEVGTRLLTKVKDGQPSYKDFPDLAGKNVVTTAGTTSERILKAMNADKQMKMNVISAKDHGEAFNMLEGGRAVAFMMDDALLAGEMAKAKKPGDWVITGTPQSYEIYGCMVRKEDAAFKKAVDEAIVAYFKSGEVNKSYDKWFQQPIPPKGLNLQFPMSDELKKLIAEPTDKAADEKKS, encoded by the coding sequence ATGCGTATCGTTCGTCAATTGCTGGGCGCCGCCATCGCGGCTGCAGTCATCGCATCGCCGGTCATGGCTGAAGAGCTGACCGGTACTCTGAAGAAGATCAAGGATTCGGGCACCATCACCCTGGGCCACCGTGACTCTTCCATTCCGTTCTCCTACCTGGCCGGCAGCACCACACCGGTCGGTTACTCCCACGACATCCAGCTGGCCGTCGTCGAAGCCCTGAAAAAGCAACTGGGCACCGACATCAAGGTCAAGTACAACCTGGTAACCTCGCAAACCCGCATCCCGCTGGTGCAGAACGGCACCGTGGACCTTGAGTGCGGCTCCACCACCAACAACGTCGAGCGCCAGCAGCAAGTCGGCTTCTCGGTAGGCATCTTCGAAGTCGGCACACGCCTGCTGACCAAGGTCAAGGATGGTCAACCGTCCTATAAAGACTTCCCGGACCTGGCCGGCAAGAACGTGGTGACCACCGCCGGGACCACCTCCGAGCGCATCCTCAAGGCGATGAACGCCGACAAGCAGATGAAGATGAACGTGATCTCCGCCAAGGACCACGGCGAAGCCTTCAACATGCTCGAAGGCGGCCGCGCCGTGGCCTTCATGATGGACGACGCCCTGCTGGCCGGTGAAATGGCCAAGGCCAAGAAACCTGGCGACTGGGTCATCACCGGCACGCCACAGTCGTACGAAATCTACGGCTGCATGGTGCGCAAGGAGGATGCTGCGTTCAAGAAAGCGGTCGACGAAGCCATCGTCGCCTACTTCAAGTCGGGTGAAGTCAACAAGAGCTACGACAAGTGGTTCCAGCAGCCAATTCCGCCAAAGGGCCTGAACCTGCAGTTCCCGATGAGCGACGAGCTGAAGAAGCTGATCGCCGAGCCGACCGACAAGGCAGCGGACGAGAAGAAGTCCTGA
- a CDS encoding NEL-type E3 ubiquitin ligase domain-containing protein — protein MSPHQPPKGSIDSLIAQNLPRWLVDHAQPERLDALRNALRRQANCNARLGPILQAIPSLQAYTAALLTTKLRNSGISNPDVNSCKVRISKRLLLPSASPVLLRPTYVRRSGRSLLAAALHNYHRKETRPGHMLKGELVDGDGKRLPMSFHAFASACREIDAGGKYQALLTHHLQPEDGPQDEPGQAIARLHGQFEGSFRANFEVAMRVAAFKGEIDERTYWLLLPLIAEKTVVPVLVGAVVPRQLYLLGRPIQGVLTLEMRPSADGAVESVVLWIPGDPLEPVSQHVSWDALDTYLGKRFRKPAYRRFFARFITERERVNFYRVLNERVAQAHAAGVELDARSATITDAPFAHLRRQFIAKVRDDAKVLAVPTDVEDDEDREARMRGYKELGMDLLNVAGFFVPVLGEVLLVANAVQLADEVYEGYQDWRIGDREGALNHLFNVAENVVVGGMIAAGSHIALRALERVAFVDDLAPVRHAAGKVKLMATDLSGYDAQPLRGVGAQEWLWHLDEGGYRVMEDPHDGRSRILHPRRPSAYRPVIEQNGAGGWRHELEAPQGWEGRANLVRRLSTPLAELPAQACDYLLQVTGLSEAQVRRLHVEHTGAPARLLDALELYQAHERHPDYSAPQLAQHVAARQVRPNGIERLLQRTFPGLSARCTHELLQHCSGAQLDTLSAMQRIPLAVAERARWSLRESRLDRACAGLRLPRCVNPDTERLALGLLKRQVNWPDDLRIEVRDASPGGRYLAGMGAEAAQDVRCIVRRSDGYHYAGQNTTGSYLAALLAALDETQTADLGDAAASPDALGTLLIEAAASDRTQAAELCGMPRLGVGLRPPSRLGDGRIGYVLSGRGESSRRAIGRGIHQVFPTMTDGELQAYLLDLMERRVGLWEHYSQLMDQLTRLREGLRQWRRDASNPLDALRRRRVATAIRRSWRRKITDEAGDHALIITGERIGSLPHLPEGVSFVHVRRLILSDLGLGEINQDFLRRFPNLVELDLSGNRLTGVPQGIERLSHLRHLNLSRNRLVMDEAGELRLAGSAALRHLDLSHNPLGRAPVLTRLGNLREVNLRAASLEALPERISFRAHVDLRNNNIRALRQELHQLRLQVNHLSLHDNPLSEADRLLLDEARGVTPGSWGSASARHRAIDSDLFDNWANRAGDRERDRQQAIWTALRGEPESGGLFQFLADFAITQDFEQHPGHYRSRIWRILEACEQHERLRQQLFLEASGPRGCVDQLLMLLEQMELGVLVLRAVEDAHGNQIEARLLNLGRDLFRLDEVDRLATLHVQRLHAEHAPIIDEIETRLFYRQRLARPLGLPVEIDEMHFPSFANVTTSDLLRAQDTVLQHESADALIASLAQRPFWERYARDFHAQRFEELVQPLHQRMEALQAQVDEQVINESEFLQRCEALKTDYDRSERALLLRLAREAHERWPGKPS, from the coding sequence ATGTCACCGCACCAGCCGCCGAAAGGCTCCATCGATAGCCTGATTGCCCAGAACCTGCCCCGATGGCTAGTCGACCACGCGCAACCGGAAAGGCTCGATGCGTTACGTAACGCCCTGCGCCGACAGGCGAACTGCAATGCTCGGCTTGGCCCGATCCTCCAGGCCATCCCTTCTCTGCAGGCCTACACAGCAGCGTTGCTCACAACGAAACTGCGCAACAGCGGCATCAGCAACCCGGATGTGAACAGCTGCAAGGTGCGGATCTCGAAGCGGTTGTTGCTGCCCAGCGCTTCGCCTGTTCTGCTGCGGCCAACCTATGTTCGTCGCTCCGGGCGATCTTTGCTGGCGGCGGCGCTGCATAACTATCATCGCAAGGAAACGCGCCCCGGGCACATGCTCAAGGGTGAACTGGTCGATGGCGACGGCAAACGCCTGCCAATGAGCTTCCATGCGTTTGCCTCGGCGTGTCGTGAAATAGATGCCGGTGGCAAGTATCAGGCGTTGCTCACCCACCACCTGCAGCCTGAGGATGGCCCCCAGGATGAGCCGGGCCAGGCCATCGCTCGCTTGCACGGGCAGTTCGAGGGGAGTTTCAGGGCCAATTTCGAGGTGGCGATGCGGGTTGCTGCGTTCAAAGGCGAAATTGACGAGCGCACGTATTGGTTGCTGTTGCCGCTTATCGCCGAAAAAACGGTGGTGCCTGTGCTGGTTGGCGCTGTTGTACCCCGACAGTTGTACCTGCTGGGCCGCCCCATTCAAGGTGTACTGACGCTGGAAATGCGCCCTTCGGCGGATGGCGCAGTAGAGTCGGTGGTGCTTTGGATACCCGGTGACCCACTTGAGCCTGTCTCCCAACACGTCAGCTGGGACGCACTCGACACCTACCTCGGAAAACGTTTTCGCAAGCCGGCATATCGGCGCTTTTTCGCACGCTTCATTACCGAGCGAGAGCGGGTCAATTTCTATCGCGTATTGAACGAACGGGTCGCACAGGCGCATGCGGCCGGGGTTGAACTTGACGCTCGTTCTGCAACGATCACTGATGCGCCGTTCGCACACCTGCGCCGGCAATTCATCGCCAAGGTCAGGGACGACGCCAAAGTGCTCGCCGTGCCCACCGATGTCGAGGATGATGAAGACCGCGAAGCGCGCATGCGGGGCTACAAAGAACTGGGTATGGACTTGCTGAACGTGGCGGGGTTCTTCGTGCCAGTGCTGGGTGAAGTGTTGCTGGTAGCCAATGCGGTACAGCTGGCTGATGAAGTGTATGAAGGGTACCAAGATTGGCGCATCGGGGATCGCGAAGGGGCGTTGAACCACCTGTTCAACGTTGCCGAAAACGTTGTGGTAGGCGGGATGATCGCCGCCGGCAGCCACATCGCCCTGCGCGCCCTGGAGCGTGTGGCCTTCGTGGATGACCTGGCGCCGGTGCGCCACGCTGCTGGCAAGGTCAAGCTCATGGCCACGGATCTGTCAGGTTACGATGCCCAACCGTTGCGTGGCGTCGGCGCGCAGGAATGGCTCTGGCACCTTGATGAGGGGGGTTACAGGGTGATGGAGGATCCGCACGATGGCCGCTCCAGGATCCTGCACCCTCGCCGTCCCAGTGCCTACCGGCCGGTGATCGAACAGAACGGAGCCGGCGGCTGGCGTCATGAACTCGAAGCTCCCCAGGGCTGGGAAGGGCGGGCCAATCTGGTCCGCCGCTTGAGTACACCGCTGGCAGAGCTACCGGCGCAGGCTTGTGATTACCTGCTGCAGGTGACAGGGCTGAGTGAAGCACAGGTTCGCCGTTTGCATGTCGAACACACCGGCGCACCTGCACGGTTGCTCGATGCCCTGGAGCTTTATCAGGCACATGAGCGCCACCCGGACTACAGCGCACCACAACTGGCGCAACACGTTGCTGCCCGGCAAGTACGGCCCAACGGCATCGAGCGGCTGTTGCAGCGCACTTTCCCAGGCCTGTCGGCACGCTGTACGCATGAGCTGCTGCAGCACTGCAGCGGGGCGCAGCTCGATACTCTCAGCGCCATGCAGCGGATTCCTTTGGCGGTGGCCGAGCGTGCACGGTGGTCACTGCGCGAGAGCCGTCTGGACAGGGCATGCGCTGGCTTGCGTCTGCCGCGTTGCGTCAATCCCGACACTGAACGCCTGGCCTTGGGCTTACTGAAGCGTCAAGTGAATTGGCCGGACGACTTACGCATCGAAGTGCGCGACGCTAGCCCTGGTGGGCGATACTTGGCCGGCATGGGCGCCGAGGCTGCGCAGGACGTACGGTGTATCGTACGCCGCAGCGACGGCTACCACTATGCCGGCCAAAACACGACCGGTTCATATCTTGCGGCGTTGTTGGCTGCTCTGGATGAGACGCAGACAGCCGATCTTGGCGACGCAGCTGCCAGTCCTGACGCTTTGGGCACGTTGCTGATCGAGGCCGCTGCCAGCGACCGTACCCAGGCGGCCGAGCTCTGTGGCATGCCCCGACTGGGCGTTGGCCTGCGCCCCCCCAGCCGTTTGGGGGATGGGCGTATCGGTTATGTCTTGAGTGGGCGAGGTGAAAGCAGCCGACGTGCCATTGGCCGGGGTATTCACCAAGTGTTTCCGACAATGACTGACGGGGAACTGCAAGCCTACCTGCTCGACCTCATGGAACGGCGGGTCGGGTTGTGGGAGCACTATAGCCAGCTCATGGATCAGCTCACGCGCCTGCGTGAAGGCCTGCGTCAGTGGCGTAGGGACGCCAGTAACCCGCTGGACGCTCTACGCCGCCGCCGGGTCGCTACCGCCATAAGGCGCAGTTGGCGGCGCAAGATAACCGACGAGGCCGGGGACCACGCGCTGATCATCACCGGGGAGCGTATCGGTAGCCTGCCCCATTTACCGGAGGGGGTGAGCTTTGTTCATGTGCGACGGCTGATCCTCAGCGACCTGGGCCTTGGTGAAATCAATCAGGATTTTCTTCGGCGCTTTCCCAATCTGGTTGAGCTCGACCTGTCCGGCAATCGCTTGACTGGTGTTCCTCAGGGCATTGAACGGTTGTCCCATCTGCGCCATTTGAACCTGAGCCGCAACAGGCTGGTGATGGACGAGGCCGGTGAATTGCGTCTGGCCGGGAGTGCCGCCCTGCGGCACCTGGACCTGAGCCACAACCCGCTGGGAAGGGCGCCGGTCCTCACTCGCCTCGGCAATCTGCGTGAAGTCAACCTGCGCGCTGCGAGCCTGGAGGCGTTGCCTGAGCGGATTTCGTTTCGTGCCCATGTGGACTTGCGCAACAACAACATCCGCGCACTGCGCCAGGAGTTGCACCAGTTGCGCTTGCAGGTGAACCATTTGTCCTTGCATGACAATCCACTGAGCGAAGCTGACAGATTACTGCTGGATGAGGCGCGCGGTGTGACGCCGGGAAGTTGGGGGTCAGCGTCCGCGCGCCACCGTGCAATCGACAGCGATCTGTTCGACAACTGGGCCAACCGTGCAGGCGACAGAGAACGTGATCGCCAGCAGGCAATATGGACAGCGCTGCGCGGGGAACCGGAGTCGGGAGGGTTGTTCCAGTTTTTGGCGGACTTCGCCATTACCCAGGACTTCGAACAGCACCCTGGGCATTATCGCAGCCGGATCTGGCGGATTCTGGAAGCATGCGAACAGCACGAACGGTTGCGCCAACAGTTGTTTCTCGAGGCCTCTGGCCCACGCGGCTGTGTAGACCAGTTGCTGATGCTGCTGGAGCAGATGGAACTTGGGGTTTTGGTACTGCGTGCCGTCGAAGATGCCCATGGCAACCAGATAGAAGCCCGGTTGCTGAACTTGGGGCGTGACTTGTTCAGGCTGGACGAGGTCGACCGCCTCGCTACCCTGCACGTGCAACGCTTGCATGCCGAGCACGCCCCTATTATCGATGAAATTGAGACCAGGCTCTTCTACAGGCAGCGGCTTGCGCGTCCGTTGGGCTTGCCTGTCGAGATCGACGAAATGCATTTCCCGAGTTTTGCGAACGTAACCACCAGTGATCTGCTGCGGGCCCAGGACACGGTCTTGCAGCACGAGTCGGCGGATGCTCTGATTGCCTCGTTGGCACAGCGGCCTTTCTGGGAACGATACGCGCGGGACTTTCATGCCCAGCGATTTGAAGAGCTGGTTCAACCACTGCACCAGCGCATGGAGGCCCTACAGGCTCAGGTAGATGAGCAAGTGATCAACGAAAGCGAGTTTCTGCAACGCTGTGAAGCACTGAAGACTGATTACGATCGCAGCGAGCGGGCATTGCTGTTGCGGTTGGCGCGCGAAGCCCATGAGCGCTGGCCGGGTAAGCCCTCTTGA
- the glpD gene encoding glycerol-3-phosphate dehydrogenase yields MSQPVSSQPPLQDCYDLAVIGGGINGVGIAADAAGRGLKVFLCEKDDLAQHTSSASSKLIHGGLRYLEHYEFRLVREALAEREVLLAKAPHIVKPMRFVLPHRPHLRPAWMIRAGLFLYDHLGKRKRLGASRSLRFGPGYPLKSTITRGFEYADCAVDDARLVVLNAMAARELGADILTRTRCLRAERVDGIWQVDLQHADGSLQTIRARALVNAAGPWVASFIKDDLKLDAPYGIRLIQGSHLIVPRLYEGDHAYILQNEDQRIVFCIPYLDRFTLIGTTDREYSGDPAKVAITEQETDYLLKVVNEHFNHQLSQADILHTYSGVRPLCNDESDNPSAVTRDYTLALSAQTGQAPLLSVFGGKLTTYRKLAESAMAELKPFFTQMRGSWTADAPLPGAEGMTTVPALIDAVLARCGWLPADIAKRWVLTYGSRVWRLLDGIDGPEGLGQAIGAGLFTREVDYLLKEEWAVQAADILWRRTKLGLSLTAQEQMALEAYLQQARKLRANSRAA; encoded by the coding sequence GTGTCCCAGCCCGTTTCGTCCCAGCCACCCCTCCAAGACTGCTACGACCTCGCCGTTATCGGCGGTGGCATCAATGGCGTGGGCATTGCTGCCGATGCCGCCGGGCGCGGCCTCAAGGTGTTCCTTTGCGAAAAGGACGACTTGGCCCAGCACACCTCCTCGGCCAGCAGCAAACTGATCCACGGCGGCCTGCGCTATCTGGAGCACTACGAGTTCCGCCTGGTGCGCGAAGCGCTGGCCGAACGCGAAGTGCTGCTGGCCAAGGCACCGCACATCGTCAAACCCATGCGTTTTGTGCTGCCTCATCGCCCGCACCTGCGCCCGGCCTGGATGATCCGCGCCGGTTTGTTCCTTTACGATCACCTCGGCAAGCGCAAGCGCCTGGGCGCTTCGCGCAGCCTGCGCTTCGGCCCTGGCTACCCGCTAAAATCCACCATTACCCGCGGCTTCGAATATGCCGACTGCGCCGTCGATGACGCCCGCCTGGTCGTGCTCAACGCCATGGCCGCGCGCGAACTGGGTGCGGACATTCTCACCCGCACCCGCTGCTTGCGGGCCGAACGTGTCGATGGCATCTGGCAGGTAGACTTGCAACACGCCGATGGCAGCCTGCAGACCATTCGTGCGCGCGCCCTGGTCAACGCCGCCGGCCCATGGGTCGCCAGCTTCATCAAGGACGACCTCAAGCTCGACGCGCCGTACGGCATTCGCCTGATCCAGGGCAGCCACCTCATCGTGCCGCGCCTGTACGAAGGCGACCACGCCTACATCCTGCAGAACGAAGACCAGCGCATCGTCTTCTGCATCCCTTACCTGGACCGCTTCACCCTGATAGGCACCACTGACCGCGAGTACAGCGGCGACCCTGCCAAGGTAGCGATCACCGAGCAGGAAACCGACTACCTGCTGAAGGTCGTCAACGAGCACTTCAACCATCAACTGAGCCAAGCCGACATCCTGCATACCTACTCCGGGGTGCGGCCGTTGTGCAACGATGAGTCGGACAACCCTTCGGCAGTGACCCGCGACTACACCCTCGCCCTCTCCGCACAAACAGGCCAGGCGCCGCTCCTGTCAGTGTTCGGCGGCAAGCTCACCACCTACCGCAAGCTGGCCGAATCGGCCATGGCTGAACTGAAGCCCTTCTTTACCCAGATGCGCGGCAGCTGGACTGCCGACGCGCCACTGCCAGGCGCCGAGGGGATGACCACGGTGCCGGCGCTGATCGATGCCGTACTGGCACGTTGTGGCTGGCTGCCTGCCGACATCGCCAAACGCTGGGTGCTCACCTACGGCAGCCGGGTGTGGCGGCTGCTCGATGGCATTGATGGGCCCGAGGGGTTGGGACAGGCTATCGGGGCCGGGCTGTTCACCCGCGAGGTAGATTACCTGCTGAAGGAAGAATGGGCCGTGCAAGCCGCTGATATCCTCTGGCGTCGTACCAAGCTGGGCCTGTCGCTGACCGCGCAGGAGCAGATGGCTCTGGAGGCGTACTTGCAGCAAGCCCGCAAGCTGCGCGCCAATAGCCGCGCAGCCTGA